In Rubrobacter radiotolerans DSM 5868, a genomic segment contains:
- a CDS encoding flavin reductase family protein — protein sequence MDDHTESEILKTIPYGFYITGVVGPDGEANGFTTCWVSQVSFEPRQVIVAARRDQRTTELLEASGVFSLNFLDTEQEDLARRFTEPVEHEGETVGGAGYATGETGAPLFDDAFAHLECRVAGKMPAGDHDVFLGEVVASNLKRPADILTDLDTQMDYGG from the coding sequence GTGGACGACCACACGGAGAGCGAGATCCTCAAGACCATCCCCTACGGCTTCTACATCACCGGGGTCGTAGGCCCAGACGGCGAGGCGAACGGCTTTACGACCTGCTGGGTCTCGCAGGTCTCCTTCGAGCCGCGTCAGGTGATCGTCGCCGCCCGCCGCGACCAGCGCACCACCGAGTTGCTCGAAGCCTCTGGGGTCTTCTCCCTGAACTTCCTCGATACGGAGCAGGAGGACCTTGCCCGGCGCTTCACAGAGCCGGTCGAGCACGAGGGCGAGACGGTCGGCGGCGCGGGCTACGCGACCGGGGAGACCGGCGCGCCGCTCTTCGACGACGCTTTCGCCCACCTCGAGTGCCGCGTCGCCGGGAAGATGCCCGCCGGGGACCACGACGTCTTTCTCGGTGAGGTCGTCGCCTCGAACCTGAAGCGTCCGGCCGACATCCTTACCGACCTCGACACGCAGATGGACTACGGAGGCTAG
- a CDS encoding GspE/PulE family protein, with protein MPAGRDTRASGPSLGRTAYSGRILHALLRRGVLDADGLREARGGLDILSRLVSEGVVGERDLAAARAEVSGLAYVEEPAPVAPEVLAGLVSERKLRRHGAVPTAKDGAGAWTVAVRDPSDLYALEDLRHILGASTEFVVAPESRILAALDRLFAEGRPSRPSRAGLEGENLAVTPVFDELLRRAVFERASDVHLEPSPERLLVRFRVDGVLRESRSLPATLARGLLTRVKVLANLDIAERRLPQDGRFTAETLSGRVDLRVATLPTEHGESAVLRLLDSERLDLDLATLGFLPGDLAAYREVFERPYGTILVTGPTGSGKSTTLYAALAELNSSEKKIVSIEDPVEYRLGGVTQVQVNPRAGLTFASGLRSVLRADPDVIMVGEIRDRETARTAIEAALTGHLVLATLHTNDAPSALARLTDMGVEPYLSASAITCVIAQRLARRLCAACKRPAAPLRGPALSHLPEGSYFVPGGCPACGGTGYRGRIGVYELLRVTDRISSLVVSRASSREIGAVAEADGMRRLRQDGLLKAASGETSVEEVLRTTV; from the coding sequence GTGCCTGCCGGAAGGGACACGAGAGCGAGCGGGCCTTCGCTCGGCCGAACGGCCTACTCCGGTCGCATCCTGCATGCTCTTCTCAGGCGGGGCGTGCTGGATGCCGACGGGCTCCGGGAGGCGCGCGGCGGGCTGGACATCCTCTCGCGGCTCGTCTCGGAGGGAGTGGTCGGGGAGCGGGATCTCGCCGCCGCTCGCGCCGAGGTCTCGGGGCTTGCGTACGTCGAGGAGCCGGCCCCGGTCGCCCCGGAGGTTCTGGCCGGGCTCGTCTCCGAGCGGAAGCTCCGGCGTCACGGGGCGGTCCCGACGGCGAAGGACGGGGCTGGCGCGTGGACCGTCGCTGTCCGTGACCCTTCTGACCTGTACGCTCTTGAGGACCTGAGACACATCCTCGGGGCGAGCACCGAGTTCGTCGTCGCGCCGGAGTCGCGGATACTCGCCGCGCTCGACCGGCTCTTCGCCGAAGGTCGGCCCTCTCGGCCATCGCGCGCCGGTCTTGAGGGCGAGAACCTCGCCGTAACGCCGGTCTTTGACGAGCTCTTGCGCCGGGCGGTCTTCGAGCGAGCCTCGGACGTGCACCTGGAGCCCTCGCCGGAGCGTCTTCTCGTGCGCTTCCGGGTGGACGGGGTGCTGCGCGAGTCGCGCTCGCTCCCGGCCACGCTCGCGCGCGGGCTCCTGACAAGGGTGAAGGTCCTTGCGAACCTCGACATCGCCGAGCGTCGGTTGCCCCAGGACGGGCGCTTCACCGCCGAGACGCTCTCCGGGCGGGTCGACCTGCGGGTCGCGACGCTGCCGACGGAGCACGGCGAGAGCGCGGTCCTGAGGCTCCTCGACTCGGAGCGACTCGACCTCGACCTTGCGACGCTCGGCTTTCTACCCGGGGACCTCGCCGCCTACCGGGAGGTCTTCGAGCGACCGTACGGGACGATCCTCGTCACTGGGCCGACCGGGAGCGGAAAGTCAACTACGCTCTACGCCGCGCTCGCGGAGCTCAACTCGTCTGAGAAGAAGATCGTCTCCATCGAGGACCCGGTGGAGTACCGGCTCGGGGGCGTAACCCAGGTGCAGGTCAACCCGAGGGCCGGGCTCACCTTCGCCTCCGGGCTCAGGAGCGTCCTGCGCGCCGATCCGGACGTGATCATGGTCGGCGAGATCCGCGACCGCGAAACCGCTCGAACCGCCATCGAAGCTGCCCTTACCGGTCATCTCGTCCTCGCTACCCTCCACACGAACGATGCTCCTTCGGCCCTCGCGCGCCTGACGGACATGGGCGTCGAGCCGTACCTGAGCGCCTCGGCGATAACCTGCGTTATCGCGCAGCGGCTCGCCCGCCGGCTCTGCGCGGCCTGCAAGCGTCCGGCCGCCCCGCTCAGGGGTCCGGCCCTTTCCCACCTTCCGGAGGGCAGTTACTTCGTCCCCGGTGGATGCCCGGCGTGCGGCGGGACGGGCTACCGGGGGCGCATCGGGGTCTACGAGCTTCTCCGGGTAACGGACAGGATCTCTTCCCTCGTTGTCTCGCGGGCCTCTTCGAGGGAGATCGGCGCCGTCGCGGAAGCTGACGGGATGCGTCGTCTGCGTCAGGACGGGCTCCTGAAGGCCGCCTCCGGAGAGACCTCCGTCGAGGAAGTTCTCCGAACCACCGTCTGA
- a CDS encoding type IV pilin protein, with protein MSMSVVEKVPGYPQPTERFRIGMPSTQRPDHPGERGFSLVELLVVVVIIGILSAIAIPTFLAQREQAQSAAVQSDLRNAATAASSCSSENDGSYASCNLQRLRSDYDFNPTDGVTLSGVVNTATRWAAEGRHTANPSATVHHFDTETGSQVRPGPKTPGAPGS; from the coding sequence ATGTCCATGTCTGTAGTCGAGAAGGTCCCCGGCTACCCGCAGCCGACCGAACGCTTCCGCATCGGAATGCCAAGTACGCAAAGGCCGGACCATCCGGGAGAACGCGGCTTCAGCCTCGTCGAGCTTCTTGTCGTGGTCGTGATCATCGGCATCCTCTCGGCGATAGCCATCCCGACCTTTCTCGCCCAGCGCGAGCAGGCTCAGTCCGCCGCCGTCCAGAGCGACCTCAGAAACGCCGCCACCGCCGCCTCCTCCTGCTCCTCGGAGAACGACGGCTCCTACGCGAGCTGCAACCTTCAGAGGCTCCGATCCGACTACGACTTCAACCCGACCGACGGCGTAACCCTCTCCGGGGTCGTAAACACCGCAACCCGCTGGGCCGCCGAAGGCCGCCACACCGCAAACCCCTCCGCAACCGTCCACCACTTCGACACGGAGACCGGCTCGCAGGTAAGACCCGGCCCGAAAACACCAGGCGCGCCGGGATCCTGA
- a CDS encoding FIST signal transduction protein codes for MERPAAPEMRWASALSREASFERAVGECVRSVRERLGAGEVSVAFAFVTPHFAARFEDLYGLVSEALGPEVFLGCSGGGVIGAFTEVEYAPAVSLVAARLPGVSVRPFRIPASPGALPDLDGPPGAWERLVGVPAAENPALVLLSDPFSARTEALISGLDYAYPQSVKVGGLVSGGTSPNTNALFLGGEVLTSGTVGVALSGDIEVDTVVAQGCRPIGELMTVTSCDGNFLYELDETPALDVVRELFASLKDRDLELARSSLFVGVVMDEFDLEPGPGDFLIRNVIGFDPARGSLAVGERLQPGMRLRFHVRDGETSAEDLALLLDGYARLTGDSGPSANPSGTLLFSCLGRGENLYGAPDFDSSLLRERVGEVPMGGFFCNGEIGPVGGSTFLHGYTSSFAFFRPRTPR; via the coding sequence ATGGAGAGACCCGCCGCCCCGGAGATGCGCTGGGCCTCGGCGCTCTCGCGCGAGGCTTCCTTTGAGCGGGCGGTCGGAGAGTGCGTCCGGTCCGTCCGGGAGCGGCTCGGAGCGGGGGAGGTCTCGGTCGCCTTCGCCTTTGTTACGCCGCACTTCGCGGCCCGGTTCGAGGACCTCTACGGGCTTGTATCGGAGGCGCTCGGCCCGGAGGTCTTTCTCGGGTGTTCGGGCGGGGGAGTGATCGGCGCCTTCACCGAGGTCGAGTATGCGCCGGCGGTCTCGCTCGTCGCGGCGAGGCTCCCCGGCGTCTCGGTCCGGCCGTTCCGGATACCGGCCTCGCCCGGCGCGCTCCCCGACCTCGACGGTCCCCCCGGAGCCTGGGAGCGGCTCGTCGGCGTCCCGGCGGCCGAGAACCCGGCGCTGGTCCTTCTCTCCGACCCGTTCTCCGCGCGAACGGAGGCCCTGATAAGCGGCCTCGACTACGCCTACCCGCAGTCCGTAAAGGTCGGCGGTCTCGTCTCGGGCGGGACCTCTCCGAACACGAACGCGCTCTTCCTGGGCGGCGAGGTGCTGACCTCCGGGACGGTCGGGGTCGCGCTCTCGGGCGACATCGAGGTCGACACGGTCGTCGCGCAGGGCTGCCGGCCCATAGGCGAGCTGATGACCGTCACCTCCTGCGACGGCAACTTTCTCTACGAGCTCGACGAGACCCCGGCCCTCGACGTTGTGCGTGAGCTCTTCGCCTCGCTCAAGGACCGGGACCTGGAGCTCGCCCGCTCCTCGCTCTTCGTCGGGGTCGTCATGGACGAGTTCGACCTGGAGCCCGGACCGGGGGATTTCCTGATCCGCAACGTTATCGGCTTCGACCCGGCGCGCGGCTCGCTCGCGGTCGGCGAACGGCTCCAGCCGGGGATGCGCCTGCGCTTCCATGTCCGCGACGGCGAGACCTCCGCAGAAGACCTCGCCCTCCTGCTCGACGGCTACGCGCGGCTGACCGGGGACTCCGGACCGTCCGCCAACCCCTCGGGGACGCTTCTCTTCTCCTGCCTCGGCCGGGGCGAGAACCTCTACGGCGCGCCGGACTTCGACTCGTCCCTCCTGCGCGAACGGGTCGGCGAAGTCCCGATGGGCGGCTTCTTCTGCAACGGAGAGATCGGCCCCGTCGGAGGCTCAACCTTCCTCCACGGCTACACCTCCTCCTTCGCCTTCTTCAGACCCCGCACCCCGCGCTGA
- a CDS encoding carotenoid biosynthesis protein: MHTADRREASPVRTLGLALAATPGLLLSGALFFFVAALFASAFPDAPGREVASLLSTLVMAAPALVGLALYLGAARGVLAFACVGLFGYGIETLGVVSGFPYGGFSYSDALGMKLFGLVPYLLPVSYVPLVIGAVAAGVSVFRTLGLGASRLRVALLSAALLVLIDALLDPGAVALGFWSWEADGLYYGIPLSNYFGWLLSGFIASYLLLLFGDWRRRPHPLTLDGLILASAFWVGVAVFHLLLLPAVLGAALFCALLLTRARLVRRAPEPGVKIGRP, translated from the coding sequence GTGCATACCGCAGACCGGCGTGAGGCTTCACCAGTTCGTACCCTCGGGCTCGCTCTCGCCGCAACCCCCGGACTCCTGCTCTCCGGGGCGCTCTTCTTCTTTGTCGCGGCGCTCTTTGCCTCGGCGTTCCCGGACGCTCCAGGCCGGGAGGTAGCCTCGCTCCTCTCCACGCTCGTCATGGCGGCTCCGGCGCTCGTCGGGCTCGCGCTCTACCTCGGCGCGGCTCGGGGCGTCCTTGCGTTCGCCTGCGTCGGCCTCTTCGGGTACGGCATCGAGACGCTCGGGGTCGTGAGCGGCTTCCCCTACGGCGGCTTCTCCTACTCGGACGCGCTCGGGATGAAGCTCTTCGGGCTCGTGCCGTACCTGCTCCCGGTCTCCTACGTGCCCCTCGTTATCGGGGCCGTTGCCGCCGGCGTCTCGGTCTTCCGGACGCTCGGTCTCGGCGCGTCGAGGCTGCGGGTCGCGCTTCTCTCCGCCGCGCTTCTCGTGCTCATAGACGCTCTTCTAGACCCTGGGGCGGTCGCTCTCGGGTTCTGGAGTTGGGAGGCGGACGGTCTCTACTACGGCATCCCGCTCTCAAACTACTTCGGCTGGCTTCTCTCGGGCTTTATCGCGTCGTACCTGCTCCTGCTCTTCGGGGACTGGCGCCGGAGGCCGCACCCGCTCACCCTCGACGGCCTGATCCTCGCCTCCGCCTTCTGGGTCGGCGTCGCGGTCTTTCACCTTCTGCTGCTCCCGGCCGTTCTCGGGGCCGCGCTCTTCTGCGCGCTGCTCCTAACTCGCGCCCGACTCGTCCGACGCGCACCGGAGCCGGGGGTTAAGATAGGGCGACCATGA
- a CDS encoding UbiA family prenyltransferase — protein MIRRLIHISRPVLWINTIGTVAVGMWLSGTLWDAKVLPLLLWATLPFNLLIYGVNDVFDQETDALNPRKGSFGGARISRSEVRLILLGVAATNAPFAVLFALTLPADALVWISLYALVFLGYSVPPLRFKARPYLDSLSNAAYAFPLVFVPLALGGSPVWAAALGLMAWSAAKHTFDAVQDIDEDRRAGLATTATQLGPRGVVLWSGLFWTLSTALFALVSVPVALVVGTIAAFLLVSLQRKPSPATGRRLYPVSIAYPYLAGTFAGVLLVAALALGVYG, from the coding sequence GTGATCCGCCGTCTCATCCATATCTCGCGACCCGTCTTGTGGATCAACACGATCGGAACGGTCGCCGTCGGGATGTGGCTCTCGGGGACGCTCTGGGACGCCAAGGTGCTGCCGCTGCTTCTGTGGGCGACGCTTCCGTTCAACCTCCTGATCTACGGCGTCAACGACGTCTTCGACCAGGAGACCGATGCCCTCAACCCGCGCAAGGGCTCGTTCGGCGGGGCGCGCATCTCCCGCTCGGAGGTCCGGCTCATCCTTCTCGGCGTCGCGGCGACGAACGCACCCTTCGCGGTCCTTTTCGCGCTCACCCTCCCGGCGGACGCCCTTGTTTGGATCTCCCTCTACGCCCTCGTCTTTCTCGGGTACTCGGTGCCGCCGCTGCGCTTCAAGGCCCGCCCCTACCTGGACTCTCTGAGCAACGCCGCCTACGCCTTTCCGCTCGTCTTCGTGCCGCTCGCGCTCGGCGGCTCGCCGGTCTGGGCCGCAGCGCTCGGGCTGATGGCGTGGAGCGCGGCCAAGCACACCTTCGACGCCGTGCAGGACATAGACGAGGACCGCAGAGCGGGGCTCGCAACGACCGCCACGCAGCTCGGTCCGCGCGGGGTCGTGCTCTGGAGCGGGCTCTTCTGGACCCTCTCGACCGCGCTCTTCGCCCTCGTGAGCGTCCCGGTCGCTCTCGTTGTCGGGACGATAGCGGCCTTTTTGCTTGTCTCGCTGCAGCGCAAGCCCTCTCCCGCGACCGGGCGCAGACTCTACCCGGTCTCGATCGCCTATCCCTACCTCGCCGGGACGTTCGCCGGGGTGCTGCTCGTCGCCGCGCTCGCCCTCGGGGTCTACGGATGA
- a CDS encoding phytoene desaturase family protein: protein MKSGGQRIVVVGGGLGGLAAAALLARAGHRVTLIEAADYLGGKSRRIEVAGQRVDTGPSLFTFPGVWRELARRCGASGDELRLRRMPEVGRYHFRGESVSLPVEEGHPWRAAWERFEREHGELGAGITALLTKDPLDRSALPDLARLLRTYGARLTTRSYLDSLGWMPEGLKEVIAIHTLNAGVSPARTPALYASMPAVMARDGVHVPEGGIYETVLALERLARDAGVEVRTGEAATKVAEGAVLTANSRYRCDLVVGAVDEDRLEALTERERKRPQARLSCSGVALYAALDRSLDLPPHSVVLPESPEALYRDLEAGREPETTMAFVNYYAPGEVYPNRRPTLAVLLTAPPNGRAYAPSDAFVEREVARVSEAVGLSRPATEYFAGETVLHPSYFEERGGSGGALYGRSRAFWRSGPLHRPRYNDRRRPWLWRVGASVHPGGGIPAVLGGAMISTARLLRGLGR, encoded by the coding sequence ATGAAGAGCGGCGGACAGAGGATCGTGGTCGTAGGCGGCGGGCTCGGGGGGCTTGCGGCGGCGGCGCTCCTTGCGCGGGCCGGGCACCGGGTGACGCTCATTGAGGCGGCGGACTACCTCGGCGGGAAGAGCCGGCGCATAGAGGTAGCCGGTCAGCGAGTAGACACCGGACCGTCGCTCTTTACCTTCCCCGGCGTCTGGCGGGAGCTGGCCCGGCGCTGCGGGGCCTCCGGGGACGAGCTCCGCCTGAGGCGGATGCCGGAGGTCGGTCGGTATCACTTTCGGGGCGAGTCGGTCTCGCTTCCGGTCGAGGAGGGACATCCGTGGCGCGCGGCGTGGGAAAGGTTCGAGCGCGAGCACGGAGAACTCGGGGCCGGGATCACGGCCCTCCTTACAAAGGACCCGCTCGACCGCTCGGCCCTTCCGGACCTCGCGCGGCTCCTCCGGACCTACGGCGCGCGCCTCACGACCCGCTCCTACCTCGACTCGCTCGGGTGGATGCCGGAAGGGTTGAAGGAGGTTATTGCGATCCACACCCTGAACGCTGGGGTCTCTCCGGCGCGGACCCCGGCGCTCTACGCCTCGATGCCCGCCGTGATGGCTCGCGACGGCGTCCACGTCCCAGAGGGCGGCATCTACGAGACCGTGCTCGCCCTGGAGCGGCTCGCCCGGGACGCCGGGGTCGAGGTCCGCACCGGCGAGGCGGCGACAAAGGTAGCCGAGGGCGCCGTCCTCACCGCAAACAGCCGCTACCGCTGCGACCTTGTCGTCGGCGCGGTAGACGAGGACCGGCTGGAGGCCCTCACGGAGCGGGAACGGAAGCGTCCGCAGGCTCGGCTCTCGTGCTCGGGGGTCGCGCTCTACGCGGCGCTCGACCGGTCGCTCGACCTGCCGCCGCACTCCGTTGTCCTGCCGGAGAGCCCGGAAGCGCTCTACCGGGACCTCGAAGCCGGCCGGGAGCCCGAAACGACGATGGCCTTCGTGAACTACTACGCCCCCGGCGAGGTCTACCCGAACAGGCGTCCGACGCTCGCCGTGCTGCTCACGGCCCCACCGAACGGCCGCGCCTACGCCCCCTCGGACGCCTTCGTCGAGCGAGAGGTCGCCCGCGTCTCGGAGGCCGTCGGGCTCTCACGCCCGGCGACGGAGTACTTTGCCGGTGAGACCGTTCTGCACCCGAGCTACTTCGAGGAGCGCGGCGGCTCGGGCGGTGCCCTCTACGGCAGAAGCCGGGCGTTCTGGAGGAGCGGCCCGCTGCACCGGCCGCGCTACAACGACCGCAGGAGGCCCTGGCTCTGGCGCGTCGGAGCCTCGGTGCACCCGGGCGGCGGGATACCCGCGGTGCTCGGAGGGGCCATGATCTCGACCGCGAGGTTGCTCCGGGGCCTCGGGCGCTGA